The Amycolatopsis jiangsuensis nucleotide sequence GAGGACCGCGACGTCGTCGCCCTTGGTGGGATCGCTGAACTCCGGGGAGACCCAGACCTTCGACACCTTGAGCACGACGCCGGCCGAACTGCGCTTGTCCTGCCGGCCGGCGACCACCCGGACGTCGGACGCGGACACGGCCTTCGCACAGTGCGCGGCAGTGGCCACCGCCGACGAGCCGACGATCACCGCACCGCAGTACTGGTTGCCGCTCTGGTCGGTGAGGTACACCGCGTACGGGTGGTCGGACAGCGAGGCCTCCCCGCCGCCGACGATGCGGGGCTGCGCGGCCGAGGACCCGGGCGAACCGGGGACACCCGGATCCGGCTCCGCGGGACCGCCGGCCCATGCCGTGCCGACCGGTACCGCCACCGCGGCGGCGAGCAGCGCCCCCACCGCGAGGAGGAGCGGACGGCGGAACTTGGCGGGCATGGGATTCCCCTTCGGCCGGCGGATGGAGCACGGAGGCCCGGACGCGGCCGGGAGCCAGCCGACTCCGGCGCGTGAACACGGGACCGCGAATACCCTAAACGGAGCAGGCCCGAAACGGTGTCACTGGAACGGGTGGAGTCGGCGTTCACCGAGCGCGTTCGTCCTCCCGGAGCGGGGCGCGGAGCAGGGTCGCACCTGCGTACGAGCTCGCGGGCGACCTCGCCCCGCCGCCGGTGGGCGGGCCGGGAACACCCGGGCGGGTGAGGCGGTTGACTAGGCTGACACGCCACCGGCCCGCGGGAAGGGCCGTTCGGGAAAGGACCGCTGTGCCGCACTACGACCTGGTGATCGTCGGGACCGGATCGGGGAACTCGATCCTCGGGCCGGAATTCGCCGACCGGAAGACGGCGATCGTCGAGAAGGGCGCGTTCGGCGGCACCTGCCTCAACGTGGGCTGCATTCCGACCAAGATGTTCGTCTACGCCGCGGACGTGGCGGCCACCCCGTCGGTCAGCTCCCGCTACGGCGTGGACGAACGCCTCGAGGGCGTGCGCTGGACGGACGTGCGGGACCGGGTCTTCGGCCGGATCGACCCGATCGCCGAGGGCGGCGCGGACTACCGGAAGAACCACGAGGACAACCGGAACGTCGACGTCTACCAGGGCGAAGGACGGTTCACCGGCACGAAGCAGCTGCGCGTCAGCTTCCCCGGCGACCGGCCGGACGAGGTGCTCACCGCGGACCGTTTCGTGCTGGCCGCGGGCGGGCGCCCGGTCATCCCGGACGTGCCGGGGCTGGCCGAAACCGGCTACCACACCTCCGACACCGTGATGCGGCTGGACGAGCTGCCGAAGCGGATCGTCGTCCTCGGCGGCGGCTACATCGCGGCCGAGTTCGCGCACGTGTTCGCCTCCTTCGGCGTGGCGGTGACCGTGGTCAACCGCTCCGGCGCGCTGCTGCGCCAGGAGGACGACGACGTCAGCGCGCGGTTCACGGAGCTGGCCTCGAAGCGGTTCGACGTACGGCTGGAGCGCAAAACGCTGCGCGCGCGGCGGACCGGCGGCGGGGTGGCGCTGGATCTCGAGGGCCCGCAGGGCGCCGAGACGGTGGAAGCCGACCTGATCCTCGTCGCCACCGGGCGCACGCCGAACTCGGACCTGCTCGACGTGGCCGCCACCGGCGTCGCCACCACCGAACGCGGCCACGTGGTCGTGGACGCTCACCAGCAGACCTCCGTGGCGGGCATTTACGCCCTCGGGGACATCTCGTCGCCGCTGGAGCTGAAGCACGTCGCCAACCACGAGGCCCGGGTGGTGCGGCACAACCTGGCGCATCCGGACGAGCGGATCACCTCGGATCACCGTTTCGTGCCGCACGCGGTGTTCACCTCGCCCCAGGTCGCCTCGGTCGGCGTGACCGAACGCGAGGCGGCCGCCACCGGACTGTCCTATGTGGTCTCGAAGCAGGACTACGCGGGCATCGCCTACGGCTGGGCGATGGAGGACACCACCGGCTTCGCGAAGCTGCTGGCCGATCCGTCGACCGGACGGCTGCTGGGCGCGCACATCATCGGCCCGCAGGCCTCGACGGTGATCCAGCCGCTGATCCAGGCGATGAGCTTCGGCCTCGACGCGCGGACGATGGCGCACGGCCAGTACTGGATTCACCCGGCCATGCCGGAGCTGGTGGAGAACGCGCTGCTGAACCTGCCCCTGGACTGACCTCGTGAATGGCGGGACCGGTGAGAACCGGTCCCGCCATTCACAAGGGATCAGACGAACCGGCGGCGACCGGCCAGCGCGCCGAACAGCATCTGCACCACCCACACCCCGAGCAGCACGATCAGCGAGACCTGCCAGCCGCCGGTGGCGTCGTGCAGCAGGCCGAAGGCGAACGGCCCGACCGCCGCCAGCAGGTAGCCGAAGCCCTGCGCCATCCCGGACAGCCGCGCGGTGTCGGCCCCGGTGCGCGCCCGCAGCGCGATCACCGTGAGCGCCAAGGAGAACACGCTCATCCCGATCCCGATCAGCAGGCTCCACAGCACCGGCGACCAGGCCGGTGCGATGAGCACCCCGGCCATCCCGGCCACCCCGCACACGCCCAGCGCGACGATCCACCCGCTCTGGCTGCCCTGGCGAGCCGCGATCGGCGGGATCACCAGGCTGATCGGCACCGCGATCAGGGAGATCAGGCCGAGCAGCAGGCCGGCCGCGCTCTTGCTCACCCCGGCGTCGATGAACACCTGCGGCAGCCAGCCCATCACCACGTAGGCGATGAACGACTGCAGGCCGAAGAAGATCGTGACGATCCAGGCCAGCGGACTGCGCAGCAGGGACCGCCCGCCGGCGCCGCCCGCGGTCGGACGTGGCGCCCGCCCGGTGCCGCGTGCGGCCAGGAACCAGGCCGCCAGCGCGATCACGGCCAGCACGGCCCACGAGCCGAGCGCCGCGCGCCAGCCGCCCAGCGCCGTCTCGAGCGGCGGGCTGAGCGCGGACCCGGCCGCGCCGCCGCCCTGCAGCGCGGCGGTGTAGACGCCGGTCATCAGTCCGACCCTCGCCGGGAAGGAATCCTTGATGACCACCGGGATCAGCACGTTGATCAGAGCGATGCCCGCGGTCGCCACCAGGGTTCCGCCGAGCACCACGTACGGTCCGTCGAGCACCCGCACGACCAGCCCGGCGGCGAGCACGGCCAGCGCGGACCCGATCGCCGTGCCGATGCCGAACCGGCGCGACAGGACCGGCGCCGCGAGCCCGGCGCCGGCGAAGCAGAGGCCGGGCAGCGTGGTGAGCACGCTGGCCCATAACGCGGAGGCGCCCAGCCCCTCGCGCATCTCGGCGAGCAGCGGACCGACGCTCGTGATGGCCGGCCGCAGGTTCATCGCCGTGAGCACGACCGCGATCGCGAGCAGCACGCCGCCGGCTACAACGCCGGGGCGGGTGCGGGGCTGCTCTTCTTCGATACTCCCCTCCAGTTCGAGTTCGAGCCGGTCGGAGTAGGCGGACGCAGACGCGGCGGGATCTGAGGAATCGACGGACACGTGCGCTACTATGGCATACATAGGATGATTGGATGAAGGGATTTCCCTGTGCCTTTGGCCACCACCCGCCGCGCCGGGCTCGTCGACCAGGTCATCGACCAGCTGCGCCAGGCGGTCCGCGACGGGGAGTGGCCGGTCGGGTACCGCATCCCGACCGAACCGGAGCTCGTCACCCAGCTCGGGGTCGGGCGCAACACCGTCCGGGAAGCCGTCCGCGCGCTGGCGCACACCGGCATCCTCGAAGTCCGCCAGGGCGACGGCACCTACGTGCGCGCGACGAGCGAGGTGTCCGGCGCGGTCCGCCGGCTGTGCGGGACCGAGCTGCGTGAGGTGCTGCAGGTGCGGCGCGTCCTGGAAATGGAGGGCGCGCGGCTGGCCGCAACGGCCCGTACCGACGAGGACGTCGCCGGCCTGCGTGAGCTGCTGCACCGCCGTGACCGAGA carries:
- a CDS encoding S1 family peptidase, which codes for MPAKFRRPLLLAVGALLAAAVAVPVGTAWAGGPAEPDPGVPGSPGSSAAQPRIVGGGEASLSDHPYAVYLTDQSGNQYCGAVIVGSSAVATAAHCAKAVSASDVRVVAGRQDKRSSAGVVLKVSKVWVSPEFSDPTKGDDVAVLSVRGKLPYEPVKLAGPDDRSVYAEGTRATVLGWGRLAEGGERSDVLRSAEVPLVSDTTCRSAYDTYDPSSMVCAGYPQGGTDACQGDSGGPLVVGDTLIGIVSFGDGCAKANRPGVYTRVSAFADDIKAQSQPRLFG
- a CDS encoding FadR/GntR family transcriptional regulator, which produces MPLATTRRAGLVDQVIDQLRQAVRDGEWPVGYRIPTEPELVTQLGVGRNTVREAVRALAHTGILEVRQGDGTYVRATSEVSGAVRRLCGTELREVLQVRRVLEMEGARLAATARTDEDVAGLRELLHRRDREWHERRGEDFAHTDAEFHLDVVRCGHNELLFELYRGLMEAITASVASTTDHPEHAERIRHQGLVDAIEDGDAERAAGEAAGFLDELLTRVD
- a CDS encoding CynX/NimT family MFS transporter; translation: MSVDSSDPAASASAYSDRLELELEGSIEEEQPRTRPGVVAGGVLLAIAVVLTAMNLRPAITSVGPLLAEMREGLGASALWASVLTTLPGLCFAGAGLAAPVLSRRFGIGTAIGSALAVLAAGLVVRVLDGPYVVLGGTLVATAGIALINVLIPVVIKDSFPARVGLMTGVYTAALQGGGAAGSALSPPLETALGGWRAALGSWAVLAVIALAAWFLAARGTGRAPRPTAGGAGGRSLLRSPLAWIVTIFFGLQSFIAYVVMGWLPQVFIDAGVSKSAAGLLLGLISLIAVPISLVIPPIAARQGSQSGWIVALGVCGVAGMAGVLIAPAWSPVLWSLLIGIGMSVFSLALTVIALRARTGADTARLSGMAQGFGYLLAAVGPFAFGLLHDATGGWQVSLIVLLGVWVVQMLFGALAGRRRFV
- a CDS encoding mycothione reductase, encoding MPHYDLVIVGTGSGNSILGPEFADRKTAIVEKGAFGGTCLNVGCIPTKMFVYAADVAATPSVSSRYGVDERLEGVRWTDVRDRVFGRIDPIAEGGADYRKNHEDNRNVDVYQGEGRFTGTKQLRVSFPGDRPDEVLTADRFVLAAGGRPVIPDVPGLAETGYHTSDTVMRLDELPKRIVVLGGGYIAAEFAHVFASFGVAVTVVNRSGALLRQEDDDVSARFTELASKRFDVRLERKTLRARRTGGGVALDLEGPQGAETVEADLILVATGRTPNSDLLDVAATGVATTERGHVVVDAHQQTSVAGIYALGDISSPLELKHVANHEARVVRHNLAHPDERITSDHRFVPHAVFTSPQVASVGVTEREAAATGLSYVVSKQDYAGIAYGWAMEDTTGFAKLLADPSTGRLLGAHIIGPQASTVIQPLIQAMSFGLDARTMAHGQYWIHPAMPELVENALLNLPLD